One stretch of Saprospiraceae bacterium DNA includes these proteins:
- the paaB gene encoding 1,2-phenylacetyl-CoA epoxidase subunit B, translating into MKDWPLWEVFIRSKQGLSHKHVGSLHAADAQMALENARDVYTRRNEGISIWVVESAHIHASTEDTEAFFDPANDKIYRHPTFYDLPDAVKHM; encoded by the coding sequence ATGAAAGATTGGCCACTTTGGGAAGTTTTCATTCGCTCGAAACAAGGGCTGAGCCACAAACACGTCGGTAGCCTCCACGCTGCCGATGCGCAAATGGCCCTCGAAAACGCCCGCGATGTCTATACGCGCCGCAACGAGGGCATCAGTATTTGGGTCGTCGAATCAGCGCATATCCACGCCTCCACCGAGGACACAGAAGCCTTTTTCGACCCCGCCAACGATAAAATATACCGCCACCCAACTTTTTATGACTTGCCCGACGCGGTGAAACACATGTAA
- the paaC gene encoding phenylacetate-CoA oxygenase subunit PaaC yields the protein MHFQYLLQLGDNALILSQRLGEWCGHGPVLEQDIAMTNIALDLLGQARMLLTHAGELEGKGRSEDTLAYFRDAHQFHNALLVEYPNTDWAYTIARQFFFDAFAFYNYQALLQSRDERLAAIAEKSLKETTYHLRYSSEWMVRLGDGTETSHQKMQAAVDALWMFTGELTTPSEADRLMAEAGIAPDLSKIKPLWEAKVNAILEEATLTKPDNNWMQSGGKEGRHTEYLGYMLAEMQHLQRTYPGNEW from the coding sequence ATGCATTTCCAATATCTCCTCCAACTTGGCGACAACGCACTCATCCTCTCCCAGCGCCTCGGCGAATGGTGCGGCCATGGCCCTGTGCTCGAACAGGACATCGCCATGACGAACATCGCGCTCGACCTGCTCGGCCAAGCCCGAATGCTCCTCACCCATGCTGGCGAACTCGAAGGCAAAGGCCGTTCGGAAGATACGCTCGCTTACTTTCGCGACGCGCACCAATTCCACAACGCACTGCTGGTGGAATATCCCAACACCGATTGGGCATACACCATCGCACGGCAGTTTTTTTTCGATGCCTTCGCTTTTTACAACTATCAGGCGCTCCTCCAAAGCCGCGACGAGCGTCTCGCCGCCATCGCCGAAAAATCGCTCAAAGAAACCACCTACCATCTCCGCTACTCCTCCGAATGGATGGTGCGCCTCGGCGACGGCACCGAGACAAGCCACCAAAAAATGCAGGCCGCCGTGGACGCTCTTTGGATGTTCACTGGCGAATTGACCACGCCCAGCGAGGCCGACCGCCTCATGGCGGAAGCAGGCATCGCGCCGGATTTGTCCAAAATAAAACCCTTGTGGGAGGCCAAAGTGAACGCGATACTCGAAGAGGCAACGCTGACAAAACCCGACAACAACTGGATGCAAAGCGGGGGCAAAGAAGGCCGACACACGGAGTACCTCGGTTATATGCTTGCCGAAATGCAGCACCTGCAAAGGACGTACCCGGGGAACGAGTGGTGA
- a CDS encoding amidohydrolase codes for MTHSLRIFPPLFSTLLFFACSNQPKTPVPDLVLFNGNFFTADSLRPQATAVAIGGDRILAVGTDDEIKKLAKPSTTLVDLEGAFAMPGFIEGHGHFSSLGRSLLNLNLLNTKSWQEITELVAEKAQTAQAGDWLEGRGWHQEKWTTSPGTTVNGYPYHDALSAAAPNNPVVLYHASGHGLIANERAMQLAGISRETSAPVGGRIVRDAKGNAVGVFEENAMDLIEKPFSEWKNRRSEAEKVAAFEKAIQLASAECLARGITSFQDAGSDFWEIGQYRRMAEASQLPLRLWAMISQPKPSDFSKLAGFPQVGLGQGHLTVRAVKAYLDGALGSYGAWLLAPYADNPALTGQNVTPVDSIAALAAACKKYGLQCCVHAIGDRANREVLNIFEANTTPDGDYRWRIEHSQHIDPHDIPRFGQLGVVASVQAIHCTSDAPFVVKRLGTERARSGAYAWRSLLDSGAHLANGTDTPVEDVNPLPCLYATVTRRRTDSDMEFFPAQKMTREEALLSYTLWNAYAAFEEKEKGSLVAGKYADIVVLSKDLLRCSPEEILQAKVLRTIVGGKTRYSAR; via the coding sequence ATGACGCACTCCCTCCGCATATTCCCTCCGCTTTTCTCAACCCTTCTTTTTTTCGCCTGCTCCAACCAGCCCAAAACACCCGTCCCTGACCTTGTTTTGTTCAACGGCAATTTCTTCACCGCCGACTCGCTCCGCCCGCAAGCGACGGCGGTAGCCATTGGAGGCGACCGCATTTTAGCCGTCGGAACGGACGATGAAATAAAGAAACTGGCCAAACCCAGCACCACACTTGTTGATTTGGAGGGCGCATTCGCCATGCCGGGGTTCATCGAGGGGCATGGTCACTTCTCATCGTTGGGCAGGAGCCTGCTCAACCTGAACCTGCTAAACACCAAGAGCTGGCAAGAAATCACAGAACTCGTGGCCGAGAAAGCCCAAACTGCCCAAGCAGGCGACTGGCTCGAAGGCAGGGGCTGGCATCAGGAAAAATGGACCACCTCCCCCGGCACCACCGTGAACGGCTATCCCTACCACGACGCGCTCAGCGCCGCCGCACCCAACAATCCAGTGGTGCTGTATCACGCCAGCGGCCATGGGCTTATTGCCAACGAGCGGGCCATGCAACTGGCCGGCATCTCACGCGAAACCAGCGCCCCCGTCGGCGGTCGCATCGTGCGCGACGCCAAAGGCAATGCCGTGGGCGTGTTTGAGGAAAACGCGATGGATTTGATTGAAAAACCTTTTTCGGAGTGGAAAAACCGCCGCTCGGAGGCCGAGAAAGTAGCGGCCTTCGAAAAGGCCATCCAACTCGCCTCGGCGGAATGTTTGGCACGCGGCATCACCTCGTTTCAGGATGCGGGCAGCGATTTTTGGGAAATCGGCCAATACCGCCGCATGGCCGAGGCCAGCCAACTGCCGCTCCGCCTTTGGGCGATGATTAGCCAGCCCAAACCGTCGGACTTCTCCAAACTTGCCGGCTTCCCTCAAGTTGGCCTCGGCCAAGGGCATCTCACCGTCCGCGCCGTGAAGGCTTATCTGGATGGGGCGCTTGGCTCTTATGGGGCTTGGCTGCTGGCTCCCTATGCCGACAATCCTGCCTTGACGGGGCAAAACGTCACGCCCGTTGACAGCATCGCCGCCTTGGCCGCCGCCTGCAAGAAATACGGGCTTCAATGCTGCGTCCATGCTATCGGCGACCGCGCCAACCGCGAGGTGCTGAACATCTTTGAAGCCAACACTACACCCGACGGCGATTACAGATGGCGCATCGAGCACAGCCAACACATTGACCCACACGATATCCCGCGCTTTGGCCAACTGGGTGTCGTCGCCTCCGTGCAGGCCATTCATTGCACGAGCGACGCGCCTTTCGTGGTCAAACGCCTCGGCACGGAACGCGCCCGCTCCGGGGCCTACGCTTGGCGCAGCCTGCTCGACAGCGGCGCTCACCTTGCAAACGGCACCGACACGCCAGTGGAGGACGTGAACCCCTTGCCTTGCCTCTACGCCACCGTGACGCGCAGGCGCACAGACTCGGATATGGAATTTTTCCCGGCGCAAAAAATGACCCGCGAGGAAGCTTTGCTTTCCTACACGCTTTGGAATGCCTACGCGGCATTTGAAGAGAAAGAAAAAGGCTCTCTTGTGGCGGGCAAATACGCCGACATAGTGGTGCTTTCAAAAGATTTGCTTCGCTGCTCGCCGGAGGAAATTTTGCAAGCAAAAGTGCTGCGAACCATTGTGGGCGGAAAAACGCGATATAGCGCGCGTTGA
- a CDS encoding PorT family protein translates to MKLRYALAFLLAFFVFSLNAQIRYGFKTGLNFAKFNSPSETDNAGNSLENWDNVTGFHVGATFGYNFTDNYSVRAEFLFSKRGAKYTFDGESYRVFRFPNGQTLTTGNSRYLINVNNSYIDIPVVFVARWGSFELSGGGYAGFLVGSTGDGSLRYSGKTVPLGNTVVNAETGVTELVWNLSHNYRKDKAGAGEGPDVVIARVDARNIETPATLGAYYDFPDTRKVLYNTLDYGLVGGLSYYLSNSLYIGARLQYGLADITNNAADLSKTQINVSDGTLIFRDDKDKNFMIQASVGFSF, encoded by the coding sequence ATGAAATTGAGATACGCTCTTGCATTCCTGCTCGCTTTTTTTGTTTTTTCCTTAAATGCTCAAATCCGCTACGGGTTCAAGACTGGGCTGAATTTCGCCAAGTTCAACAGCCCTTCGGAGACCGACAATGCGGGGAACAGTTTGGAAAATTGGGACAACGTGACCGGTTTCCATGTCGGAGCCACTTTTGGCTACAACTTCACGGACAATTACAGCGTCCGCGCCGAATTTTTGTTCTCCAAACGCGGAGCCAAATACACCTTCGACGGGGAATCGTACAGGGTGTTTCGCTTTCCCAATGGTCAAACGCTGACCACTGGCAATTCGCGCTACCTGATTAATGTCAACAACTCCTACATTGACATCCCCGTCGTGTTTGTGGCGCGTTGGGGTAGTTTTGAACTGTCGGGCGGAGGCTACGCAGGCTTCTTGGTCGGCTCCACAGGCGACGGCTCGCTGCGTTATTCCGGCAAAACGGTACCGCTCGGCAATACCGTCGTGAACGCGGAAACCGGCGTGACGGAGCTGGTATGGAACCTCAGCCACAACTACCGCAAGGACAAAGCAGGGGCAGGGGAAGGCCCCGACGTCGTCATCGCAAGGGTGGATGCGCGCAACATAGAAACACCCGCTACCCTCGGCGCCTATTACGATTTCCCCGACACGCGAAAAGTGCTCTACAACACGCTCGACTATGGTTTGGTCGGCGGCCTTTCCTACTACCTGAGCAACTCGCTCTACATCGGCGCTCGCCTCCAGTACGGATTGGCCGACATCACCAACAACGCCGCCGACCTCTCGAAGACGCAAATCAACGTGAGCGATGGCACCCTGATTTTCCGCGACGACAAGGACAAGAATTTTATGATTCAGGCATCTGTGGGTTTTAGTTTCTAA
- the rsmG gene encoding 16S rRNA (guanine(527)-N(7))-methyltransferase RsmG, which translates to MELLNRYFPNLTPEQRARFEQLAPLYTEWNARINVISRQDIENLEERHILHSLAIAKAIQLKPGAKVLDLGTGGGFPGIPLAIFFPETHFTLVDGTGKKIRVVQEVADALGLKNVTAQHARVEELKMNGQFDFVLSRGVAPLDKLLVWSQRLLKKKHSHAYPNGIIALKGGDLRAEIKALPGKGETYSDVFPIREFFKEPFFDEKFVVYVQG; encoded by the coding sequence ATGGAATTGCTCAACAGATATTTTCCTAACCTAACCCCCGAACAACGCGCTCGTTTCGAGCAATTGGCGCCACTCTACACGGAATGGAACGCCCGAATCAACGTCATTTCGCGGCAAGACATCGAGAATCTGGAAGAGCGCCACATCCTGCACTCCTTGGCGATTGCGAAGGCAATCCAACTCAAGCCTGGCGCAAAAGTGCTGGACTTGGGCACCGGCGGTGGTTTTCCGGGCATCCCGTTGGCTATTTTTTTCCCCGAGACGCATTTCACCCTCGTGGATGGCACGGGCAAAAAAATCCGCGTGGTGCAGGAAGTGGCCGACGCGCTCGGCTTGAAAAACGTGACTGCCCAACACGCACGGGTGGAGGAATTAAAAATGAATGGGCAGTTCGATTTTGTGTTGTCGCGGGGGGTGGCTCCGCTCGACAAATTGTTGGTCTGGAGCCAGCGTCTGCTGAAAAAGAAACATTCGCACGCCTACCCCAACGGCATCATTGCTCTAAAAGGCGGCGATTTGCGGGCTGAAATAAAGGCTTTGCCAGGCAAAGGCGAGACCTACTCCGATGTCTTTCCGATTCGGGAGTTTTTCAAAGAGCCGTTTTTCGATGAAAAATTCGTGGTGTATGTGCAGGGATGA
- a CDS encoding DUF5009 domain-containing protein, with protein sequence MSDATTAPRYLSVDFYRGLTIAFMIIVNTPGTWEHVYAPLRHAVWHGCTPTDLVFPSFMFIIGVSMWFSFAKFDRQWSPAAGLKILRRTALIFLIGLLMNNFPFFWKNWDSWRIMGVLQRLALGYGVASVLVLTLPRKALMVVAAGILLLYWGILNWFAAPGADPYGAEGSAILRLDAWLFGEAHLYRETVAPGLQIPFDPEGLLSTLPAVVTVLLGWWSGELMSRRAAQKDLLVRDLLVLGLMVGFAGLAWDLFFPINKKIWSSSYVLYVGGLSMLLLALSVWLIDIRGWRNGPGFFLAFGANPLFAYIFSEVLVISLYDISWGTGENATNAQAWIYDTLFRPIEGAEFSSFLFAIVYTVLCWLVCRWLYVRKIYIKI encoded by the coding sequence ATGTCTGATGCCACTACTGCTCCCCGCTATCTCTCTGTTGATTTTTATCGCGGCCTCACCATCGCCTTCATGATTATCGTGAACACGCCGGGCACTTGGGAACATGTGTACGCGCCCTTGCGCCACGCGGTGTGGCACGGTTGCACGCCCACCGACTTGGTGTTTCCGTCGTTCATGTTCATCATAGGGGTCTCGATGTGGTTTTCCTTTGCAAAATTTGACCGCCAGTGGTCGCCTGCCGCCGGGCTGAAAATCTTGCGACGCACCGCGCTGATTTTTCTCATCGGTCTTTTGATGAACAATTTCCCGTTTTTTTGGAAAAACTGGGACTCGTGGCGCATCATGGGCGTGTTGCAGCGATTGGCGCTGGGCTATGGCGTGGCATCCGTGTTGGTGCTCACATTGCCTCGAAAGGCGTTGATGGTGGTCGCGGCGGGGATTCTGCTGCTCTATTGGGGCATTTTGAATTGGTTTGCGGCGCCGGGTGCCGACCCATACGGCGCGGAGGGGAGCGCCATTTTGCGGCTCGACGCATGGTTGTTCGGGGAGGCGCATCTGTACAGGGAAACCGTCGCGCCGGGGTTGCAGATTCCTTTCGACCCAGAGGGTTTGTTGAGCACCTTGCCTGCTGTCGTCACGGTGTTGTTGGGCTGGTGGAGCGGCGAGCTGATGAGCCGCCGTGCGGCACAAAAGGATTTGCTGGTGCGCGATTTGCTGGTCTTGGGGCTTATGGTGGGTTTTGCGGGGCTGGCTTGGGACTTGTTTTTTCCCATCAACAAAAAAATATGGTCGAGTTCATACGTCCTCTATGTGGGCGGCCTCTCGATGCTGCTGCTTGCGTTGAGCGTGTGGCTCATTGACATTCGCGGCTGGCGCAATGGGCCGGGTTTCTTTCTTGCTTTTGGTGCCAATCCGCTGTTTGCTTATATTTTTTCAGAGGTGTTGGTCATCAGCCTTTACGACATCAGTTGGGGGACTGGCGAAAACGCGACCAACGCGCAGGCTTGGATTTACGACACGCTTTTCAGGCCTATCGAAGGGGCGGAGTTCAGTTCATTCCTCTTTGCCATTGTCTATACGGTGTTGTGCTGGCTGGTGTGCCGATGGCTGTATGTGCGCAAAATTTACATAAAAATATAG
- a CDS encoding Hsp20/alpha crystallin family protein, with protein sequence MTNIVKFQPLPSTKPLFNGFLDEFFNRGISNFIGSDHLPNVPAVNIIETDESFKLELAAPGFDKQDFSINVENDFLTLSASRETKNEESNERYTRREFSATSFQRSFKLPKTVNQDAIGAVYENGVLSVTLGKKEEAKPVVKTIQIA encoded by the coding sequence ATGACCAACATCGTAAAGTTTCAGCCGCTTCCCTCAACCAAACCCCTCTTCAATGGTTTCCTCGACGAATTTTTCAACCGAGGCATTTCCAATTTCATCGGCAGCGACCATTTGCCCAATGTGCCTGCGGTGAACATCATCGAAACAGATGAGTCGTTCAAATTGGAACTCGCCGCGCCGGGCTTCGACAAGCAGGACTTTTCCATCAACGTTGAAAACGATTTCCTGACCCTGTCGGCCAGCCGCGAAACTAAAAACGAAGAGAGCAACGAACGCTACACGCGCCGCGAATTTTCGGCCACTTCGTTCCAGCGTTCGTTCAAATTGCCCAAGACCGTGAACCAAGACGCGATTGGTGCTGTTTACGAAAACGGAGTGTTGAGCGTGACGCTGGGCAAAAAAGAAGAAGCCAAGCCCGTGGTAAAAACCATTCAAATCGCTTAA
- a CDS encoding VOC family protein, whose amino-acid sequence MLNIEKTIPLVRIFDESKAREYYCDWLGFRIDWEHRFEEGMPIYMQVSLGNLTLHLSEHVGDCTPGGKVFLRCTGLREWHQDLVGKNYKYYRPSIEDAFWGGICMGLTDPFGNKLLFSEE is encoded by the coding sequence ATGCTGAACATTGAAAAAACAATTCCTCTTGTCCGCATTTTCGACGAATCGAAAGCACGCGAATACTACTGTGATTGGCTGGGGTTTCGGATAGACTGGGAACACCGATTCGAGGAAGGCATGCCGATATATATGCAGGTCTCGCTCGGCAATTTGACCTTGCATCTCAGCGAACACGTCGGGGATTGCACACCCGGCGGAAAGGTTTTTTTGCGATGCACAGGGCTGCGCGAATGGCACCAAGATTTGGTGGGAAAAAATTACAAATACTATCGCCCTAGCATAGAGGATGCTTTTTGGGGCGGGATTTGTATGGGATTGACAGACCCGTTCGGAAACAAGTTGTTGTTCAGCGAGGAATAG
- a CDS encoding LD-carboxypeptidase: protein MKRRDFFTQTGLAGLAAGLPLSLKMVENVFSEHRALLKPLRLRAGATVALIAPASPFTEEKWLKARQNFELLGFKIKEGQHLHAQRGYLAGTDEQRLSDLHGAFEDPDVDAVWCIRGGYGCTRLLPQIDFERIRKNPKPFIGYSDVTALHLAIQQRTGLVTFHGPVAAADFPENTLQHFRATLMEPVANYAITTPNTLTELPGDEFRPFAIAPGKARGKLTGGNLSLLAALTGTPFSPVFKNKIVFLEDVGEQPYRIDRILTQLLQATDLSAAAGIALGVFSDCQPKPSSPSLTLEDMLRDRLAGLGIPVIYGLPFGHVPHQATFPYNVEAELNVSDGTLTLLEAGVN, encoded by the coding sequence ATGAAACGCCGCGATTTTTTCACCCAAACCGGTTTGGCAGGGTTGGCCGCCGGGCTTCCGCTTTCGTTGAAAATGGTTGAAAATGTTTTTTCCGAACACAGGGCTTTGCTCAAGCCGCTGCGATTGCGTGCAGGGGCCACGGTGGCGCTCATTGCGCCAGCCAGCCCATTCACGGAGGAAAAATGGCTGAAAGCCCGCCAGAATTTTGAGTTGTTGGGCTTCAAAATCAAGGAGGGGCAGCACCTTCACGCCCAACGCGGCTACCTTGCCGGAACGGACGAGCAGCGTCTTTCCGACTTGCACGGCGCTTTTGAAGACCCAGATGTGGATGCGGTTTGGTGCATTCGAGGCGGCTATGGCTGCACCCGACTGCTCCCCCAAATTGACTTTGAGCGGATTCGGAAAAACCCCAAGCCCTTTATCGGTTATTCCGATGTGACGGCGTTGCATCTGGCGATTCAGCAACGGACGGGCTTGGTGACATTTCACGGGCCTGTGGCAGCGGCGGATTTTCCCGAAAACACCTTGCAGCACTTTCGCGCCACACTCATGGAACCCGTGGCCAACTATGCGATAACAACCCCGAACACGTTGACCGAGCTGCCCGGCGATGAGTTTAGACCATTCGCGATTGCGCCCGGCAAGGCTCGTGGAAAATTGACGGGTGGCAATCTTTCGCTGTTGGCCGCCCTCACGGGCACACCTTTTTCGCCTGTTTTCAAAAACAAAATTGTCTTTCTCGAAGATGTGGGCGAGCAGCCTTACCGCATTGACCGCATATTGACCCAGTTGCTGCAAGCCACCGATTTGAGTGCGGCAGCCGGGATTGCCTTGGGTGTTTTTTCCGATTGCCAACCCAAGCCCTCATCGCCTTCCCTGACTTTGGAAGATATGTTGCGCGACCGTCTCGCTGGGCTGGGCATACCCGTGATTTATGGATTGCCTTTTGGCCATGTGCCACACCAAGCGACTTTCCCCTACAACGTTGAGGCGGAATTGAACGTGAGCGACGGCACATTGACGCTGCTCGAAGCGGGCGTGAATTGA